In one window of Oncorhynchus kisutch isolate 150728-3 linkage group LG16, Okis_V2, whole genome shotgun sequence DNA:
- the ostc gene encoding oligosaccharyltransferase complex subunit ostc gives METLYGVPFAVLECPNIKLKKPSWLHMPSAMTVYAIVIVSYFLITGGIIYDVIVEPPSVGSMTDEHGHQRPVAFLAYRVNGQYIMEGLASSFLFTMGGLGFIILDRSNAPNIPKLNRFLLLFIGFVSVLLSFFMARVFMRMKLPGYLMG, from the exons ATGGAGACATTATACGGTGTACCTTTCGCAGTGTTGGAATGTCCTAATATAAAACTCAAAAAGCCATCATGGCTGCACATGCCGTCGGCTATGACAGTCTATGCGATCGTTATTGTATCGTACTTTCTCATCACTGGAG GCATCATCTACGATGTCATTGTGGAACCACCTAGTGTGGGTTCAATGACCGATGAACATGGGCACCAGCGGCCTGTCGCCTTTTTGGCATACAG AGTGAATGGCCAGTACATCATGGAAGGGTTGGCCTCCAGTTTCCTCTTCACCATGGGAGGCTTGGGCTTCATAATCCTGGATCGCTCGAATGCCCCAAACATCCCTAAACTCAACCGCTTCCTTCTGTTGTTCATCGGTTTTGTCAGTGTCCTGCTCAGCTTCTTCATGGCCAGGGTGTTCATGAGAATGAAACTGCC